A window of Rubricoccus marinus contains these coding sequences:
- a CDS encoding ZIP family metal transporter: MPIWVYALGSVFIVSLTSLAGAITLSLGPKRLQKLLFLLVAFAVGAMLGGALLHLIPESYERLGGGPRTGLLVLAGVMAFFVLEKFLHWQHQHGAPEAIEGATGHSHDHGHSHGDPLATMSIVGTVAHHLIDGAVVAAAYGVSIEAGLVTTLAVMAHEVPQQIGMFGILVYAGLKPRRALLYNFLAGLATIPGALLVLLMAGETSGDALYTWLLPVTAGSFLYVAGSDLIPELNRRHSYPATKAVGQLAMMLLGIGLMAVLLLLGHG, from the coding sequence ATGCCAATCTGGGTCTACGCCCTCGGAAGCGTCTTCATCGTCAGTCTGACCTCGCTCGCGGGCGCGATCACGCTTTCCCTGGGTCCGAAACGGCTCCAGAAGCTGCTCTTCCTGCTCGTCGCGTTCGCCGTCGGCGCGATGCTCGGCGGCGCGCTTTTGCACCTGATCCCGGAGTCCTACGAGAGGCTCGGCGGCGGTCCGCGTACGGGCCTGCTCGTCCTGGCGGGCGTGATGGCCTTTTTCGTGCTGGAGAAGTTCCTGCACTGGCAGCACCAGCACGGCGCGCCAGAGGCAATCGAAGGTGCTACGGGGCACTCCCACGATCACGGGCACAGCCACGGCGATCCTCTGGCGACAATGAGCATCGTCGGGACGGTTGCGCACCACCTGATCGACGGTGCCGTCGTAGCGGCGGCGTACGGCGTGTCCATCGAAGCAGGCCTCGTGACCACGCTGGCCGTAATGGCGCACGAGGTGCCGCAGCAGATCGGCATGTTCGGCATTCTGGTGTACGCAGGGCTCAAACCGCGCCGGGCGCTGTTGTACAACTTCCTCGCAGGGCTCGCGACAATCCCGGGCGCGCTTCTCGTCCTGCTCATGGCCGGTGAGACCTCTGGCGACGCGCTGTACACGTGGCTGCTCCCGGTGACGGCAGGCTCGTTTCTCTACGTCGCGGGCAGCGACCTCATCCCGGAACTCAACCGCCGGCACAGCTATCCCGCGACAAAGGCCGTAGGCCAACTCGCGATGATGCTGCTCGGCATCGGCCTGATGGCGGTGCTTCTCCTGTTGGGCCACGGGTAA